The following DNA comes from Anastrepha obliqua isolate idAnaObli1 chromosome 1, idAnaObli1_1.0, whole genome shotgun sequence.
agacgggagacggcgctacttgccatacagatcatgaaacaatggatttgctGCGTCGTGGTTTcgttgagcaatttatctctcgtctcgaacCAGTGGATTtatgtaaaatctaaatgctttgtggataaacgaGCTTCGATTGAGCCGttggaagccaatattactaaacttattcacgagatatcgaccgaagtcctccatcgagtcattcaaaattggtactTACGGATGAACCTAATTACGGCGCAATTGTGGCCACATTTGAAAGgggttatctttaaaaaataaatgtattgaatagttctacacaaaaataataaagattgctcaatcaatttgaattttcattgatttattttaacttaaggggatatatacagttagaatgttcaaaaaatcgatttttcttattttattttcttaatctacatatatttaagaatacacacagaaaatttaacatCGTTCcgttgaatattttcgaagttacacgcaaatttggaaaggtttctcaaaatggtgttttcaaagtcgctGACCAACATTACtagaaaacggctaaaccgattagtctcaaatttaaatagaagctttttaaatacaatatgttttttagtaattaatcgaaggttttttctcaccgataaatatcctttttataaacaatttaatttaattttagtcaaaaatcgattttttttgaaaaaccgcCAATTTGTCAATgccatttattttgcttatttcttcgattaattactagatttaacattaaaaataaaaaaaaaataaataattggcgcgtacacttctgttaggtgtttggccgagctcctcctcctatttgtggtgtgcgtcttaatgttgttccacaaatggagggacctacagtttcaagccgactccgaacggcagatatttttatgaggagctttttcatggcagaaatacactcggaggtttgccattgcccaccgagattcgaaccaacaacctctctgtgaattccgaatggtaatcacgcaccaacccattcggctacggcggccgccattaacgaaatctgttttttttttttaatttcagaggatccagttcagagatatagtggtcaccgcaaaacgtcttttttgagaggagctcccggagatcagctgtagcttttctccaaataaatatttttgcttagaaaacataatatgtgtacaaatttttagatcaataaatttaaaagttttctcagaaaaactTCTGCAAAATTCGCTTTCTTCAGCCttttaactgtatataaccccttaaaacccGATACCTCTAAGTTGATCACCCTGTACGTATCAAAGATTGCAAGGCCGTCAATTCGGAGCAAGTACTGCTAATTCAAGTGAATAtggaatatttttactttatttactatttttacacATTACCATAAAAATGATGGtgaataaaatcgcataaataaatgcattatattgaaaacataataaaaatttataatttcaagTATCTaggaatatataataataataatattttatatatattttatacatatgtggGTGGCAactgatgtttttttttgttgtaacagcatgaaAAACTTATCTCTAAACTTTTGAACAATTCTGAAATCGCAGTCCTTGGCTGATTATAATCTGGCGGGACAATCACAGATGCGTCCACACGATGGTACCACAACAAAcgattatttaaaaccaaagCAAAAGCAACCAACCCAAAGCGCAACGAACCAAATTGAGATGGAGCAAACATCGCTAATGTATTCAACACATCTGTAGAAAGATAGAGAAATATtcaattttccttttaatttaaaataattattttatttttattttttcaatacttacaCATTCTTATTTGCTTTAACGTTGATTGTTGGTTAGGTCCAAGTGGTTGCCTAAAATATCCTTACAGAAAACCAAACGTGTTGCTATTATTTATTAGTTCGAAAGTGTATCTCACCTGTATACACACCTGGACAGGCGATAGAAAAATACCTCCTGTTTCATTCCGTTCTTGATAGGTGGTACTGCGTTTAGTTGTGCAGATGGGACGATAATCTCTTAACAATTTAACCCAATTTAATATATCCTTACGTTGCTTGATATGCCTCGCGTGAGTACGTTCTTCCAAGCCGCTTCCATAGTACCATATTCTGGACTTAATTCGTACAGATTAGATGTTATATAAACTTATACTGATATCTCCCTTAATTCCTGTCCTCCCTGATTGGACATAGGGCATAGGGACATAAATCAGTCAAAAGAAAGTAAGTATAATAGAAGTACAAAGGTAAGTTGAACTTGAATTTGGACACGGTTTAGTGCTAGGGATCTTAGTTCGTTCCACGGTAATCCAATAGACTTCATTTCAGCTTCTGTTGAACGCAACTAGGTGGTACGTGGTCTGCCAATTCCTCTGCCAGTTTGTTGAAATGGATTCCAGCGTAGCGCTTGTTTAGTAACATTGTCGTCATCTTTCCTTAGCGTGTGCCCAATCCATATCTGATACAACATTGAACTGGTTAGCTTGCGTCAACAACTCGGGCCAGAAAATTCGCAAAATCCGACGAAGGCAGCGATTTATGAACAGCCTGAAAACGCTTCGTGATCTTCGCAGTTACTTTCCAGGTGGTGCAACCACATAATAGAACATATTTGACGTTCGAGTTGAAGATGCGCAACTTGATGTGAAGTCTGATACTGTTATTTTGCCACAATGGAGCTAGGAGGCCGAAAGATGATTTAGCTTTACTGATTCTATGCTCGACATCCATCTCAGAACTGCCATCCACGGTGACCATGCAGCCAAGGAGGCAGAGTTTGTCAACGGTTTCGAACTGTTGTGCACCCACTATTAGTGTTTCCGATATGGTCTCATTGAAATGCAGCGCTATCGTTTTTCGGCGTTGACTTTCAGGACGGTTGATTTCAACTTCTCATGCACGGCTTGGATCGGCAATTTGAGGTCACATGGCTTGTATGCGAGCAAACAGATATCATCAGCGTTCCCAAGTATCTGAGGAATGTGTTGTTTGCCATTGGATGCCCCTCTGTTGGTTTTCATTGCCAAAGGCAGAGTGACAAAAAGAAAGATAATTAGTGACAGGATGCAGACTTGTCATACACCACTTAGCACAGTTTTCCTATATGAAGAAGGTAGCAACTTGCGCTGAAGTTCTTCCTTATAAGTGCAACAAACTTTTCAGGGATACCTCTTCTCGTCAGCGCAGCCCAGATGGACTTAAGTATTTAGGTTAGACTTAAATTCACCACATTGCTCGATGACAATTCTGAGGGTATTCATTTGATCGCCACAGCAGGACCCACTGCGAAAACCGACTAGGCAGGAGCTATTAGTTGCTTACGCGCAATAAGTTTAGCTACTGCGGGGAGCAAGCAAATGCCCCTCCAATCATTGCAGTTTTTAAGGTCGCCTTTTTTTTGATAGCTTTACTATAATTCACTCTTTCCATTCTCGCGGAAAAGATTCTTGTTCCCAGACAGTTGTTGTAAAGGGAGATAGAATATCCGCGGAGCGGGCGTTGTCATTTTTGTAGAGCTCTGCAGGTATACCATctaataattgttttattgCAGCAGAGATTTTAGCCAGATTTGGTGGTGATGAGTTTATTCTCGAAACGAATGCGGACTGGTCAGTAGAGGGATCGAGTACGTTGTTGAGTATTGCCGAGAAACGCTCTTTCTAGCGATGAAGTTGCTTTTCCTCAGTAATTAGGAAATTTATGTTATGGTACTTAAAGTTCACCACAAACGTATTTTGTTGTCAATGCGCGACAAACTAATTTGatctaaatattttccattcattCCATTCATCTATTCTCTTTTTCTCGAcattcttatttaaaaaatgttgttgttgctcgacggcaacgaagtgacatTGTGTTAGTATTTTAGTAAACAAACCCGGACTACGTCAGCCCATCCGCTGATTcagtcaaattcgctgagagccgactAACGGtatgatattggccacaccattaaaaatcatttcacAATGCATCGAGCCAGAGTCACACCGAATAATACTCGTGTGCAATTCATTCGTCTACGGAggcttttttctaaataaaataaaggaaataatgATTGTTTGCTTGCCTTGAAATAAATCGAATTATTTCTACaccaaaattttgttaaaaccaGAAACCTTTTTACTGGATACAGCATTGCATTGCTTTTGAACTGTATAGGAATAAGGAGACTAACAAAGTATACTCATGGACTTAAGTGGCCATGCGGTTTATATTTATAatctatcaaattttataactgGCAACTTTTTGTGAATGTCCTTGAATTTAGCACAAAtgcatattatatgtatgtatgtatgtgtgtacagaCACTTTTATTTCGTACTTGCTAAAAATAATGTGCTTGGTTTATGATTGATATTTACAAAGCATTTTCTGTTTAATTTagaattatatattaaaattcttggaaataaatttgcacatAATTATAAACTTCTAAACAAAACCTATAGACTTTTGTCTTTTCGACCCCATGTACGCATAAAATACAATTAGTTGGATTTCATTTCCAAAGCCTTAAATCAGTCAATTATCTATCTTATTAACTTAAAACAATGAATTGTATTGAGAGTAAAATGAAGCAATGGAGCCCGTGTAATTTTGGAATTTTCCCACCAGATTTAAGTGCAGCATTCGGTACCTATACCTGGCTGTCTAACGCAACCGAAGCAAAAGTAGCCGAAGCCTAAACCCAATATCATAGACAAGCACAACCAATAGTTAAAGTTCATGAAGACCAACATCAGAAGATAAGATGTGATAACCTGCACCACGTTTAGCAGCGTCTGTATGATGTGATCTTTTGAAAAAAGATGTTCTCTATGCGTTTTCCCTCTGATCTCCGGCAAATGAGACGATGCATGTGTACAGCCTGGTGGATGGGCGGCACGTTTCGCTTCTACCTCTAAGGCCATACGTTCTGAAGCTTTCTGTGCTGAGCGTTTATACAGCTGTTGGCGTGCAAATTTGATTGCTTCATACATAAAAGCGATGAAAAACCAAGCAACACAAGAGAAACCAAACTCTACAACAGTGCTGGCGACCCAACTGCGCCACAGTATTCGCTCACAGTGACCGCCGTGGAActgaaataaagtgaaaaagagaGCAAAATGTTAACATGAAAGAGAAAAGCTTATCAAATTATGAGtatgtaaacaaaataatacaataatcacatttttgtatgtttatgtatgtatgtgcatatgtgcaaccattttttaagcaatttctgAATACTAAACAACATAACTTGTTATCTAACACTTTCGCTTGTATGATAAAAATCGTGTTTGCGTTGTCGCCAATTTGTGGTGCGCATGGCTTGACGTTGTCTTACAAATAATGGGACCTGTGATATGCCGCCTTCCAATTAAGCTAGGAAACTGGAACTTGGCACGAATGCGtaaattgtacatacataccatatatacACAAGGATgttagataccaggtttgctcggtaggtatagtgaaaaaaaaaatttttgaggggaactttggattctacgtcattcgttttgtgtttcaaaaaatttagccggcatatctgtcaaaattcgctcagagccgaataacggtctgctaggtagtacacctaTAAAAATCTTTTTACCATACCCGTAGTATATACAGTGGCTATAGTGATAAGTAGTAGGTATTCGAAAaaggggcgtggcacctcccatataaacTAAAATTCCCATATTGCTTTTCCCCAGAACCACAAAAGTTAATGTACTGAAATTTGATACAATTACACAAATTGCCAATACCTGTCTTATGGTGAAACGTGGTAAGTATTGAAAAAGCGAGCATAACATCTCTCATACAAAATGAAACCTTCATATAGCTTTTCTCTGGAACCACTTATGCTAAGGCACTGAAATTTCATACAGTTGCATAAATAACGAATGCCATATTTAAGCATTAGGTCTTGGTAAAAGGGGTGTGGTACGTCCCATACAAACTAAATCTCATATC
Coding sequences within:
- the LOC129236203 gene encoding high affinity copper uptake protein 1 isoform X2 is translated as MMNTLVNATSAAKASCPMIMVFHGGHCERILWRSWVASTVVEFGFSCVAWFFIAFMYEAIKFARQQLYKRSAQKASERMALEVEAKRAAHPPGCTHASSHLPEIRGKTHREHLFSKDHIIQTLLNVVQVITSYLLMLVFMNFNYWLCLSMILGLGFGYFCFGCVRQPGIGTECCT